The Sorghum bicolor cultivar BTx623 chromosome 6, Sorghum_bicolor_NCBIv3, whole genome shotgun sequence genome contains the following window.
CAACTTAAATTTGAAGACATCTACTGAAACATTCCACTTTGACATGTGAATTACAGGAGACAACTTCCAGTAGACCTGGCTGAAGGAAATCTCAAAGCTCTATGCCTGCAAGCCTTGGGTCAGGTAGTGTCTTCTCAACTCTGCAAATTGAATTACCTAATTTTTGAAACTTCTGGAATGGTGCCACAATTTAAATCGACAGTTCATTTGATTTGATGATTTTTTTCCTAAGAGAATACAGAAGACACTGTGCTTGCATGTAACTCATTTTTGAACAATACTTTTGAACAAACCTATACTGCTGAAGCAACACAGGTAGGTTTCAATTTTGAACAGCACAATTTTGTACTACTTGAGTTGCAATTTTGCTTTGAAAAGATAAGAAACCTATTATCAGCATTCTATCAACACTTTGTCATATCTGTTACATTAGTCCTATTACCTCTGTTTTTTCTAGCCACTACATTTGATGTTAGACATTTCACTTTTATTCTGAACATTGGTATTCTTCTTCCTGTAGGGGGTTGACATGCAGCTCGGTTTGGCTATTGATAGTCCAAAGGCCACTTTAGCAGTAAAACGGCGCTTGGCCTGTGAGATGGTCAAATATTGGCAACAAGTTCAAGAGAGCATTCCAGAGCTTCCTGTCTCTGATGGATGGGGGAAAAAGCACCGGCTGTTTGTAAAGTGGAAATATGTGGAAGCGAAGGTGTATAATCTATGCTACTACTGTCATTCTTTTTAAGCTGCAAAATCTTGTATAAATCAAACAGGCTAAATTTTCTTCAGATTACATATCTCTAATGTGTAATCTTTGAAGCATTTCTACTGTATGACATCTATTTTACATGTTTAACTCAGGCTGCAGCATACTATTTCCATGGTTTGATTCTTGACGAGGGAAATACCGAGAAATCCCATGGAATGGCAATAGCTGCACTCCAAGCTTCAGAGGAATTTCTGAAAGAAAGCAAAAGGGTTTCGGAAGCCTTCCATGCAACTCCTCCAACATCGAGGCAAGATTTTTCCCTCATACTTAACTATTCACCACATATTATTGGTGCTTAATAATCTTCTTGAGGAAGTTCTGTAGCTGTGAGTTGTAACAATAGTCAGGGAGACTGAATTCCATACCTGTAACTTTGCAGGAGTCCCAATCCATttggaacagcaaaatatctgtTTGACAAGATCCCAAGAGATGCTTCCAGCAAGGTCCGAATCAACCAGGACCTGTATACTCAAGAAAAGTAAGAACCTTCAGAAAAGAATTCCTCATAACAAACATACTGGAATCGTGAACCTCATGAACtgatgtgtaactattttgggAAATTCGCAGGGTCATTGGAGCACCACCCCCATTACCAGATTTTGCATTGGCGCTAACACCTGAAGACTATGACCTTCCTCCACTAGATCCACTTTGGAACAAAGAAGACACGCACCATTAAGTGTATATGCAGCAGAATGGTTGCTTCTGGCAAGAAATTGGCTCTGGAGAGAAAGGAAGGACCAAGATCCACCATGTCAAAGTCGAACATGGTAACAAATGAAGTGTACAAAATATTTTCAAACAAAATTACATGTCAACAAAATTAAGCAAGGCCTGAAGATAATCTGAAGAGCTTTGTACAGGCGATTCTTCTTCTGACATGGGAAATGCTATGTCAAAGGGTTCATTGATCATTTTCGATCCTGATTCCTGATGCTTGCATTTTGTCAACAACGGATTTTCAGCATTTCATATGGAACTGGAACCAGCCTCTGGTCGAAAGTGGCAACCTTCAATTTTTTTAGTCATAAACATTTACATTGCCACCTTAAAACATACCCTGGAACAATCAGTTTCACCGGAGCAGTTTATATTAGATGAACATGATTTCCAAATAATCAGTGTGGCCAAAAAGTTACCACCTTCCAACCAATCAGTGCATGCATAAACAGTCATAAAATTTCAGTTCTAATTTTAGaatacaaaaaaagaaaaaaaaacatatgaTCGCTCTTGATCAACTACAAGAGGTGATTCACAGCGAGATAGTATGACCCGACTAACACAAACGATGCAATTCCACTACGGGCCATTCGTAGGCCAATGCCACGGAACAATACATTCCTATCAGCAGGGGATATTCCTGTCTTCCTCTCTATCCATGTTCCTGGTGGTTTCCACTTAAGAAACTTCCTCTCCATTGCGATATACTGCCAAAAAGGGAGAACAGGAACAGGGTGTATCACATATAGCCAAAAAAAGAAGGAATTTCAAGTTTGAAGACAAAAAAAGAatatcaaaaagaaaaaaaaaactagttaAAGTACAGACAGGCCCAAACCTTAGGCACCACAGTACATTCTGAACGACTTTTGGCAGTATCAAATGTATGTGAAGCGGCAGCCGCTACGACTCCTGCGAAGCCTGCAGCAACACTAGAGGCAAAAGGGGGTACAGGACCCGCTTCTTCTAGATTCCTGAAAAGTGGCAAAAGATTAGGGAAACTAAAATGTTACCGCGCTGTCCCTATCATTACTTCAAATTAATTTCGCTAGCATCATTCCATACCTAGGTTCAGGGCTCATATTAACTGCCTTCCAGGTGAGCATCGCTGAGTGCAGGAATTGCCAAGTAGAAAAGAAAATACCACCATATACACAATCTCGAGCTATCCCTGATCTGAGACCTCTCCAAAGAGCACCCCATCCTTCAAGCAATATCACTCTAGAAGGTAGATGCACATCAGATGGTAATGGGGGTTTCCCACAGCCAGTAAGCATCCATGGGTGCTGTTTCAGAGCACCCAACATGTCAGGATGCTTGGGAGAAAGATCAGATAAAAGGCTCACTGTGTTGTTCCACACCCTTAGATCAGGAACATAGCCAGGCAACAGTTTGGAAAGCAGTGGAAATGATTCTTGAGCAACATTTGCAGGGCCCATAACTTTTGAAGGAATCACTGAACTAACTTGGTTTCGAAGTTTGAAAAGTTCAAATGGTGTGCAGAAAACAGCCTCTCCAGCACCAGCAGCTATGCCAGCCAACATAGCCTCAGAATAATAGACATAATTGTCCTCCCTTCCGTCTGCCAAGACATGTACAAGAGTCAAGACAACTGTCATTTACCATATATTTCTCCATGAGTAGGACGGAGGAAAACTAAATTGGTTAAGTGTCGCCAATAATACTAGAATTTATATAACATCCAAGAACAAACTTATGTTACCAAAGGCACATTAAACCATCAGAATGTAAATTCAACTATCAGGAAATGAATGCCATTCAAAATGAAGTGCCTTTTGTAGTAATGAAGCAAAATAAAAGACAACACGACACAACTTCAGAGGTAAGAATTAGACATGCAATGGGGGTTAAAAATGACATAGGGCAAGCAGCCCTAAACAATGTAATTGTGGGAAAACATGTCTTTACCTTTATAGAAGGCTGTTAAAAGTTCATAGGTCCCAAAACGTGCTCCCAACCCAGGAAGTTTACCCATTATGGACCATCCGATGCCACTGTAAAAACCTAAAAGACATACAATGATTTAGAATATGGTAATTTCATATATGAAGTAACACATAACTAGATCCAAAACCATTAGACATGAACTAGAAAATTTTATACAAAACTCAGGATTCATATGGCTTTCCTACTACTACATTTTTCACTTAAGAAAGTTTTTAATGGAACAGGCATCTAAAGAAACTTGGAGAATTGTACATCTGTAAACTTAAGGACAACTACGGTGCTGACCTAATAAATATCAGGATTCCAGATGTTATAACAATTGCGGATTAGTAGTTTCACAAAAAACACAGCATAACTAAATTTGCAAAttctttatttagaattggtaGGTCTGTCAGTTAGGCTCAACAATCAACAATCAAATCATCAGATAATTCTGACCTAGCACAGCATGGCAACAAATGTGGATTTGTAGTTTCACAAAAAGAACAGCATAACTAAATTTGCAAATTCTTTATTTAGAATTAGTAGGTCTGTCAGGTAGGCTCAACAATCAACAATTAAATCATCAGACAATTCTGACATGGCAACTAAAACTAGTCAGCTCTGCCAACTCCAACAGTTCACACGTCTCAGTAGCAATGCAAATCAGGGTGAAGCACAAATACTACAATGGTAATACTCAGTCCCAACTCCAAATATCAAAGATAACCTATCATCtatcaactcagcaaccgacCAAACCTGCAGGGCCAGAAGCGGCCAAGAGCCGGTCCACCACCTGCCGGAGCCCCATCTTCTCCTTCTGCCCCGCCGCCCCCAGCTGCAGAGGCAAGAAAACACCGCGCAGATCCCAAAATCAGACCTTGAGAAAGCAACAAACAGTACAGCAACACAAGGAGGAGATGTGTGTGAGTGCGCTCGCCTGGAGGAGTGTCTTGACCGTGTCGAGCGGGTGCACGGCGACGGCGGAGGCGCTTATCGCCGCCGCACCGGCGGCCGCGTGGCCCGCGAACACGCTGTCCCCCAGCGGCTTGCCGCCTCCCACCATCGCGGCGGCCTGCAAGGCTGCAACACACCCTCACCCCAAAATGGCGAAAAGCGGCGAGCGAGGAATTTGGGGGAAGACGGAGAGAGAGAAGCCTTGGGGGAATTTGGGGGCCCATTAACAGAAACCTGCCCACCTCGGGCATTGCCGTCCGGCCTACAGAGTTCCGTGGCCCAGTGAAGGTCCTGGCCTTTCTCGTCGCGCGACTCGCCGCCTCTCCCGCGATCGGACGGCTGGGAGTGGGACGCGCCGGCGCTTGTCGAACTCGGGTCGAAGTTTCCTTGCGATGATGATGGTCGCTGCCTCGAGTAGACCAGCGTTGCAATTGCAGCCGAACTCCGCCGCCCTGTCGTTCTCACCTCTGCCTACCATTACCGGAAGAGACGACGAGGGTGGCCGCCGCCTTCTCCCGCTCCCGCTCTGCCTCTCTCCATGGGCCAGGTCGAGAGCCAGGCCACTCCTCCGGCGGAGGAGCCTTCTCCAGCCGCCGTGGAGCCGTCGCCGCCGTCTCCTGCCCCGCCTCCCTCCTCCCTTGAGGCGCTTGCCGCAGGTATGTTTACATGCGAAGCTCCGAAGTGTGGTTTCCTCCACTTTACTCCACTTTACTCCGAACTAGTTGAGTTGCAGTTGCGCTGGGTCTTCCCGTTTGCTTGGATTCGGTGGAGCATTGGTTGAAGGGTGAAACAACTCTTGAGCTGGTTACATTCGGATTTGAAGATTTTGTTTGTAGCTACTAGCTAGTGACCATAAATAAGACTCAGATGCGAAAGTAGGCTGATGAGATCGCTCATCTGACAAGATGACGCAGAACTCGATGTCTTAGGCTGTTAGTGTGTTGCTGAAATTGCGATAGTATTTACGGTTAATTTCGCCTCAGTGATGTTCTATGTTAAATAAGCAGGGGCATGGTCCATACTTATGAGGAGAAAGCGAACCTTAGGTTAGTCTGGTAGTAGATCAATGTCTGTCCAGAATGACTAGCATGACCAATCACCATTCACCATTCACCAAGGCTCTATACTTTGCCCATCACCATCACCAAGGCTCAAGAGGTTTGACACACATCTGAAGCCAATCAATGCTGCTTTCTAAGTAAAGTTAGCAACTGCATGTAGTTCAGGGGCTAATCTATTGGCTCAAGGGTCCTAGGGTCAGTTCAGGGGCAAAACAGTAGGTTAGCTCAAAATTTTTGCTGCAAACTCAAGTTCTCCATGCAGCCTGTAACATAAGTTTCTTTATTTGGGCGCTTTCTTAGTCGTGTGTTTACACTGTTCTAATTTTGCATTTTATAAAATGTGCAGAGGCAATGTCATTTGATGAGGATGGCACTGAGGAGGTAAAACCCTTTCATTTTCTTATAGATAGATGCTTATACATCAGTCACCTA
Protein-coding sequences here:
- the LOC110436273 gene encoding uncharacterized protein LOC110436273, with protein sequence MGCGASSQKDAGPPRRRLGSVGDVVVFLPGLRAPRTVDFAHALAGCGVARSVVDRLSALRSRVVEMAMQESAAALKPRRRTAARHGSSTANLLQTLEDYLPVLLGLVKDGSILRHKVQFTWSNQEDSAEETAISDAWYEVLSVLHLMAMVCLLQANTLLLPRSYGDGYAPRVSEESRRATVDVFLKAAGYLDCAIRHVLPKMPLELRRQLPVDLAEGNLKALCLQALGQGVDMQLGLAIDSPKATLAVKRRLACEMVKYWQQVQESIPELPVSDGWGKKHRLFVKWKYVEAKAAAYYFHGLILDEGNTEKSHGMAIAALQASEEFLKESKRVSEAFHATPPTSRSPNPFGTAKYLFDKIPRDASSKVRINQDLYTQEKVIGAPPPLPDFALALTPEDYDLPPLDPLWNKEDTHH
- the LOC8056031 gene encoding uncharacterized protein LOC8056031; the protein is MVGGGKPLGDSVFAGHAAAGAAAISASAVAVHPLDTVKTLLQLGAAGQKEKMGLRQVVDRLLAASGPAGFYSGIGWSIMGKLPGLGARFGTYELLTAFYKDGREDNYVYYSEAMLAGIAAGAGEAVFCTPFELFKLRNQVSSVIPSKVMGPANVAQESFPLLSKLLPGYVPDLRVWNNTVSLLSDLSPKHPDMLGALKQHPWMLTGCGKPPLPSDVHLPSRVILLEGWGALWRGLRSGIARDCVYGGIFFSTWQFLHSAMLTWKAVNMSPEPRNLEEAGPVPPFASSVAAGFAGVVAAAASHTFDTAKSRSECTVVPKYIAMERKFLKWKPPGTWIERKTGISPADRNVLFRGIGLRMARSGIASFVLVGSYYLAVNHLL